Part of the Natranaerovirga pectinivora genome is shown below.
CCTTAAATCAAGAACAAGGGGTTATGCATCCTTTGATTATGAATTAAAAGGCTATAAAGAATCTAAACTTGTAAAATTAGATGTACTCATTAATAAAGATGTGGTAGATGCCTTCTCTATGATTGTTCATGAATCTAAAGCCTATGAAAGAGGTAGAAAGATTACTGAAAAATTAAAAGAAGAAATCCCAAGACATATGTTTGAAATTCCTATTCAATCGGCAATTGGGAATAAAGTAATCGCTAGAGAAACGATAAAAGCTATGAGAAAAGATGTATTGGCAAAATGTTATGGTGGAGATATTTCTAGAAAAAGAAAACTTCTAGAAAAACAAAAAGAAGGTAAAAAACGTATGCGACAAGTAGGTAATGTTGAAGTACCTCAAAAAGCATTTATGAGTGTTCTTAAACTAGATGAATAGGTGACTATATATGAAACCATTAAGTCTATATTTGCATTTGCCCTTTTGTAAAAAGAAATGTTTTTATTGTGATTTTTTATCATTTCAATCCAATGAAGAAGAACAGAATGTGTATATAAAAGGGTTAATAAATGAAATTAAAGGCTATAAAGGCATAAAAGAGGAATATAGTATTAAAAGCATATTTCTAGGTGGAGGAACACCTTCTGTCATCTCTAAAGAGCATATTAGGATGGTATTTGAAGAGATTAAAAGAAACTTTACACTAGATAAAAATATAGAAATTACAATAGAAGTGAATCCTGGAACAGTAGATGTTGAAAAATTAATAACCTATAAAGAAATAGGAATTAATAGATTAAGTATAGGGTTACAATCAACGGATAATGAATTTCTTCAAAAACTAGGAAGAATACACAATTATGAAAAGTTTTTAGATACCTATAATATGGCAAGAGAAGTAGGCTATAATAATATTAGTATTGACTTAATATTCGGTTTGCCTGAGCTTACTCTTGAAAAATGGGAAAAAACATTAAGAACAGTTATTGATAAAAATCCTGAACATATATCTTGTTATAGCCTTATTATTGAAGAGGGTACACCTTTTCATAAATTATATGAAAGTGGAGATATTGACTACCTTAATGAGGACATAGAAAGAGAAATGTATAGGGTAACTAAGAATATTCTTGAGAAAAACAATTACTTTCAGTATGAAGTTTCTAATTATGCTAAAAAGAATCACGAAAGCTATCATAATTGTGTATATTGGACGGGGAAGGAATATTTAGGATTAGGTTTGGGTGCTGCTTCTTATATGAATCAGGTTAGGTATAAA
Proteins encoded:
- the hemW gene encoding radical SAM family heme chaperone HemW; the encoded protein is MKPLSLYLHLPFCKKKCFYCDFLSFQSNEEEQNVYIKGLINEIKGYKGIKEEYSIKSIFLGGGTPSVISKEHIRMVFEEIKRNFTLDKNIEITIEVNPGTVDVEKLITYKEIGINRLSIGLQSTDNEFLQKLGRIHNYEKFLDTYNMAREVGYNNISIDLIFGLPELTLEKWEKTLRTVIDKNPEHISCYSLIIEEGTPFHKLYESGDIDYLNEDIEREMYRVTKNILEKNNYFQYEVSNYAKKNHESYHNCVYWTGKEYLGLGLGAASYMNQVRYKNTDNMKDYINYSNKPSAIRVEESVLSEQDLMEEFMFLGLRLIKGVSKEDFRIRFNIFIEDVYGDVILELEKKALINNDKDKIQLTAKGIDLSNYVLSEFLL